The Stigmatella aurantiaca DW4/3-1 genome contains the following window.
GTGGACGTGCCGCATCCCCAGGGGTGCTTGGCGTACCGCGTCGAGGCCGATGGCCACACCTTCGTCTACGCCACGGACGTGGAGCTGGCGCGTGACAGCCTCACCCGGGACGTGGGCCGCTACCTGGAGGGGGCCGACGCGCTCGTCCTCGATGCGCAGTACACGCCCAGCGAGTACGCGGGCCAGGGGGGCATCCCCAAGAAGGGCTGGGGGCACTCCACCATGGTGGACGCCGCACAGGTGGCCCAGGCGGTGGGGGCGCAGCGGCTGATGCTGTTCCACCATGATCCGGCGCACAACGACGACCTGCTGGAGAACATGGCCGAGGAGGCGCGCCTCCACTTCTTCGCCAGCGAGCCGGCCCGTGAGGGCAAGCGCATTGTCCTGGGATCGACCGTGACCGCGTGAGAGACGGAGAGATGACCCCCGGATGCTATGGTGGCCCCACGGCGTTCGTCCTTCCGCCCCTGCCCACCATGTCCCCACCGAAGGATGTCAGCCAGGTGTTGCTCTCGGTCGGCGGGCTCGTGGGCCGGGAGATCGATCTCGACGCGTTCCTCCAGACGCTGGTGGACCGCATCGCCGTCACGATGCAGGCCGATCGGGGAACGCTCTGGCTGTTGGATCCCGCGCGGGGCGAGCTGTTTTCGCGCGCCGCGCACCTGCCCGAGGTGTCTCAGATCCGGGTCAAGCTCGGCCAGGGGGCCGCGGGGCACGTGGCCAAGGAGGGCGAGCCCGTCAGCATCCAGGATCCCCGGGGCGAGCGGCTCTTCTTCGCGGACATCGACCGGCTCACGGGCTACCGCACGTCGAGCCTGCTGGCGGCGCCGCTGCGCGATGCCGAGGGAAGTGTCTACGGCGTGCTCCAGGTGCTCAACCGGCTGGGGGGCGGACAGTTCACGGACGAGGACACCGAGCGCCTGGCGGCCATCGCCTCGCAGGTCAGCACGGCCTTGCAGAGCACCAGCCTCTACCAGGAGCTCAAGCGCGCCAAGGAGCAGCCACAGGCGCCGGTGGGCTACTTCTTCAACCGCATCATTGGAGAGTCCGCGCAGCTGCGCACCCTCTACCGGCTGGTGCAGAAGGCCGCGCCCACGGATGCCACGGTGTTGCTGCGCGGCGAGAGCGGCTGCGGCAAGGAGCTGTTCGCGCGGGCCATCCACGTCAACGGTCCGCGCCGGGACAAGCCCCTGGTGAAGGTGGACTGCGCGGCGTTGCCCGCCACGCTCATCGAGAACGAGCTGTTCGGCCACGAGAAGGGCGCGTTCACGGGCGCGGACCACCGGGTGCAGGGCAAGTTCGAGGTGGCCGACGGCGGCACGGTGTTCATCGACGAGATCGGCGAGCTGCCGCTCTCGGTCCAGGGCAAGCTGCTGCGGGTGCTCCAGGATCGCGAGTTCGAGCGCGTGGGCGGCACGCAGACGGTCAAGGTGGACGTGCGCATCGTCGCGGCGACGAACCGGGATCTGTCCCGCATGGTGGCCGAGAACCGGTTCCGCGAGGATCTCTACTACCGCATCAAGGTGGTGGAGCTGGTGCTGCCGCCCCTGCGCGAGCGGGGGGCCGAGGACATCGAGCGGCTCGCGCGGCACTTCGTGGCGACGGCGGCGAAGCGCCACCGGCTGGAGCCTCCCCGGCTGAGCGCCCTGGCGCTGGAGCGGCTCAAAAGCTACCGCTGGCCCGGCAACGTGCGCGAGTTGGAGAACTGCATCGAGAGCGCGGTGGTGCTGTGCGAGGGCGAGATCCTCGAGGAGCACCTGCCCCTGCCCACGGTGGACCGGCCCCTGCCGGCCCGGGGGGGAGCCCAGGCCGAGCCCGAGTCCCCCGCCCTGCTCTCCCTGGCGGAGGTGGAGCGGCGCCACATCCTCCGGGTGCTGGAGGCGGTGAAGGGCAACCGCACGGCGGCGGCCAAGGCCCTGGAGATTGGCCGCAACACCCTGTCGCGCAAGCTCAAGGAGTATGGATTGTCGGACGAGGGCTGAAGCCCCCCGGGATCAGGTGGCCCGGCCCGCGCCAGCAATCCGCCGCGTCAACAGCTTCTGGAGCATCACGAAGGCGAGCAGAAGCGCCCCGATGGCCACGCGCGTGAGCCCGGAGCTCATCATCCCCTCGTAGGTGGTGATGGAGGTGAGGATGAGGCCCAGCATCAGCACCCCGACGAGCGTGCCGAACACCGAGCCGACACCTCCGGCCAGGAGCGTGCCCCCGATGACCACGGTGGCGATCGCATCCAGCTCCATGCCGACGCCCTCCAGGTGGCTGCCGCTGGAGAGGTAGAAGGTGAGCGCGGCCCCGGCGAAGGACGCACAGAACCCGCTCACCGCGTAGACGGCGATCCGGGTGCGCTGCACGGGCAACCCCATCAGCAGCGAGGCCTCCTCCCCTCCTCCGAGGGCATACACATTGCGGCCGAAGGAGGTGAACACCGCGACGTACCAGGCGATGGCCACGACCGTCAGGAACAGGAGCGCGGTCACCGGCAAGGGGCCGAGCCGCAGGATGGCGATGGCGGTGTGCTTCGGGTCCGCGATGGCGATGGACTCGAGGTGGATGATGAACGCCAGCCCCCGCACGAAGAACATGCCCGCGAGCGTGACGATGAAGGGCTTGATGCCCGTCTTGTGGATGATGGCCCCCATCACGGCCCCGAGCGTGGTGCCACAGACGAGCGAGGCCCCCATCGCGGCGAACACGTTCCACTGGTGGTCCATGATGAGGACGCCAATGAGCACGCTGGAGAAGGACATGACGGCCCCGACGGACAGATCGATTCCGCCGGAGAGGATGACGAACGTCATGCCCACCGCGACGATGCCGAGCACCGCGTTGTTGGACAGGAAGTTGATGAAGACCGGGAGCGACAGGAAGCCGTCGTACCTCGCCGCCGCGAGGGCGTAGAGCAGCACGTAGGCCAGGAGCCCCGCCAAAACGGTGATGTGCTTGCGCAGAAAGCTCATGCGCCCTCCGCGGGCCGGAAGCGCCGCACGATGCGCTCGAACGAGGGCGTCTGCATGAAGCAGACCGAGAGCGCCACGATGGCCTTGATGATGAGCGTGTGCTCGGTGATGACCCCGCGCATCTGGAGCATGATGGTCAGCGTCTGGATGAAGATGGCGCCGATGAGGGAGCCCACGAGGTTGGCCCGGCCCCCACTCAGACTGGTGCCTCCAAGCACGACGGCCAGGATGGCATCCAGCTCCAGGTAGAGCCCGGCGTTGGCGACATCGGCTTCCTTGATGTCCGCGGCGGCGATGAGCCCGGCCATCCCCGCGCACAGCGCGCACGCCATGTAGGCCATCAGCCGGATCACGTGCACGCGCAGGCCACACAGGCGGGCCGCTTGAGGGTTGCCGCCCATGGCTTCGATGTAGAGGCCCGTCGCGGTCCGCCGCAGCAGCAGGCTGACCCCCAGGGCCACGGCGGCCACCAAGAGGACCGGAAAGGGCAAGCCCAGCACCGTCCCGTTGCCGATGAACTCGAACGCTGGGATCTCAAAGCGGACCTTCTGGTCCTGGGTGAGGGTCTGGGCCAGCCCGCGCCCCATCACCAGGGTCACCAGGGTGACGATGATGGGCTGAATGCTCCCATAGCTGACGAGGGCGCCGTTGATGACCCCCACGAGCAGGGCCACGCCCAGCGCGGCCAGGATGCCCATGGGCACGGACTGGCCATGCTCCGTCATCAGCAGCGCGGCGACCGCTCCGGAGAGCGCCATCACCGAGCCGACCGACAGATCGATTCCCCCCAGGGCAATCACCAACGTCATCCCGACCGCGAGCAGCATGACCGGGGCGCCGTTCTGGAAGATGTCCACGAGCGTTCCGAAGAGCCGCCCGTCCCTGAACTCGACCCGGGCAAAGCCCGTGGTGAAGAGAAGGTTGAAGACCAGCAGCGCCGCCAGCGCCACCAGCGGCCAGAAATTCCTAGGGCGCATGGGTCTCCTCACCGGCGATGACTTGCATGACCTCCGGAAGGGTTGTCTGGGTGAGCTCCCGGACCTTCTTTCGATCCCGGAAGACGGCGATGCGATGGGACAGCCGGAGCACTTCTTCCAGCGCGGCCGAGATGAAGAGGACCGCGAGCCCCTTCTGGGAGAGCTGATGGATGAGGCGTTCGATCTCCCCCTTGGCCCCGACATCGATTCCACGGGTCGGCTCGTCGAGGATGAGCAATCGCGGCTGATACGCGAGCCACCGGGCGAGGATGACCTTCTGCTGGTTGCCGCCGCTGAGCAGCCGGATGGGCTGCTCGATGGACGGCGTCTTGATGCCCAGCTTCGTCACGAACTCCTGCGCCAGCGCATCCTGCTGGGCGCGCGACAGGATGAACCCCAGCTTGCGCTGGACGACGATGGCGATGTTCTCCCGCACCGACAGGTCGGGAAAGATGCCCTCGGCCTTCCGGTCCTCGGGGAGGAACGCCATTCCCTGCGCGATGGCATGGCGCGGACTCCGGGGCACCGCGCCGTTGACCGTGCCGCTCCGGGCATGATCGGCCCCGAAGAGCAGGCGGGCCGCCTCCGTTCTTCCCGAGCCGAGCAGGCCCGCGAAGCCGACCACCTCGCCTTCGTGAATCGTCAGGTCGAACGCCTGGAAGCCCCGGCGCTCCAGCCCTTGGGCGGAGACGACCGTGGGGCGCGGGGTGTCCGGATGCTCCCGAAGCACGGGCTCCACTTCCTCCGGAACCTTGCCCAGCATCTGCGAGACCAGCTCCAGACGCGACAGCTGGGAGGCCTCGTACGTCCCCACGAAGGTCCCGTTGCGAAGCACGGTGATCCGGTCACTCACCCGGTACACCTGATCAAGGAAGTGCGTGACGAAGACGATGCCCAGCCCCCGGGCCTTGAGCCGGGTGATGATGTCCAGCAGGAGCTCCGTCTCGTGGGCGTCGAGGCTCGAGGTGGGCTCATCCATGATGATGACCCGGGCCTCGGTCTGAACGGCCCGGGCGATCGCGACGAGTTGCTGCACGGCGGCCGACAGGGTTCCCAGCGGCTGCGTGACGTCGATCCGCAGATCAAAGGTCGCGAGCACCTCCTCGGCCTTGCGCCGCATGGCGCGCCAGTCGATGCCGTACCAGCGGCGAGGGGCCCGGCCGAGACACAGGTTCTCCGCGACCGTCAGCGTCGGGATGAGGCTGAGCTCCTGGTAGGTGGTGCTGATGCCCTGCCGCTGGGCCTCTGCCGGCGAGGAGGGGCGGAAGTCACGGCCCTCGAACGTGATGGTGCCCCCGTCGCGGGCATAGACGCCCGTGAGGATCTTGATGAGCGTGGACTTGCCGGCGCCATTCTGCCCCATCAGGGCATGCACCTCGCCGGCCCTCACCTCGAAGTTCACGCCCGCGAGGGCGTGAACTCCGGGGAAGCGCTTCTCGACGCCTTGGGCGGCGAGAATGGGCTCAGTACTCACGGGTGCTGATGACCTGCGCTGCGGTCGCCTGCTCGAAGAGCTGGTCCTTGCTCTGGATGAACTTTGGCACGGACTCACCGGCACGGACCTTGTCGATGGTGTCGAACACGAGGGGTCCCAGCAGCGGGTTGCACTCGACGGTGGCGTTGAGCTTGCCAGCGACCATCGCCTCGAAGGCTCCCTTCACCCCATCGATGGAGATGAGGGTGACGTCCTTGCCTGGGCTCATGCCGGCCTCGTCCAGCGCCTGAATGGCGCCCAGGGCCATGTCGTCGTTGTGGGCGTAGACGGCCTGGATCTGCTTGCGATCCGATTTGATGAAGGCCTCCATGACCTCCTTGCCCTTGGCGCGGGTGAAGTCGGCGCTCTGGCTCTTGAGGATCTTCATGTCCGGGTACTTCTGGAGGACCTCCTCGAAGCCCTTCTTCCGGTCGATGGCCGGGGCGGCGCCCGTGGAGCCCTGGAGTTCATAGATGTTGGCCTTGCCGTGGGTCTTCTTCGCGAGCCACTCGGCCGCCATCCGCCCCTCCTCCACGAAGTCGCTGGCGATGAGCGTGGTGAACAGGCTCTCGTCGCTCACCTTGATGCCGCGGTCGACGAGGATGACC
Protein-coding sequences here:
- a CDS encoding sigma-54-dependent Fis family transcriptional regulator translates to MTPGCYGGPTAFVLPPLPTMSPPKDVSQVLLSVGGLVGREIDLDAFLQTLVDRIAVTMQADRGTLWLLDPARGELFSRAAHLPEVSQIRVKLGQGAAGHVAKEGEPVSIQDPRGERLFFADIDRLTGYRTSSLLAAPLRDAEGSVYGVLQVLNRLGGGQFTDEDTERLAAIASQVSTALQSTSLYQELKRAKEQPQAPVGYFFNRIIGESAQLRTLYRLVQKAAPTDATVLLRGESGCGKELFARAIHVNGPRRDKPLVKVDCAALPATLIENELFGHEKGAFTGADHRVQGKFEVADGGTVFIDEIGELPLSVQGKLLRVLQDREFERVGGTQTVKVDVRIVAATNRDLSRMVAENRFREDLYYRIKVVELVLPPLRERGAEDIERLARHFVATAAKRHRLEPPRLSALALERLKSYRWPGNVRELENCIESAVVLCEGEILEEHLPLPTVDRPLPARGGAQAEPESPALLSLAEVERRHILRVLEAVKGNRTAAAKALEIGRNTLSRKLKEYGLSDEG
- a CDS encoding ABC transporter permease subunit, whose protein sequence is MSFLRKHITVLAGLLAYVLLYALAAARYDGFLSLPVFINFLSNNAVLGIVAVGMTFVILSGGIDLSVGAVMSFSSVLIGVLIMDHQWNVFAAMGASLVCGTTLGAVMGAIIHKTGIKPFIVTLAGMFFVRGLAFIIHLESIAIADPKHTAIAILRLGPLPVTALLFLTVVAIAWYVAVFTSFGRNVYALGGGEEASLLMGLPVQRTRIAVYAVSGFCASFAGAALTFYLSSGSHLEGVGMELDAIATVVIGGTLLAGGVGSVFGTLVGVLMLGLILTSITTYEGMMSSGLTRVAIGALLLAFVMLQKLLTRRIAGAGRAT
- a CDS encoding ABC transporter permease — translated: MRPRNFWPLVALAALLVFNLLFTTGFARVEFRDGRLFGTLVDIFQNGAPVMLLAVGMTLVIALGGIDLSVGSVMALSGAVAALLMTEHGQSVPMGILAALGVALLVGVINGALVSYGSIQPIIVTLVTLVMGRGLAQTLTQDQKVRFEIPAFEFIGNGTVLGLPFPVLLVAAVALGVSLLLRRTATGLYIEAMGGNPQAARLCGLRVHVIRLMAYMACALCAGMAGLIAAADIKEADVANAGLYLELDAILAVVLGGTSLSGGRANLVGSLIGAIFIQTLTIMLQMRGVITEHTLIIKAIVALSVCFMQTPSFERIVRRFRPAEGA
- a CDS encoding ABC transporter substrate-binding protein gives rise to the protein MRWMIAVALVALMGCKQQPAETAEQPSGGTPPPAAAKKLSVGFSQVGAESAWRTAETKSIRGEAEKRGVDLKFADAQGKQASQIQALTSFIAQKVDVIVLAPVVETGWEVVLTQAKEAKIPVILVDRGIKVSDESLFTTLIASDFVEEGRMAAEWLAKKTHGKANIYELQGSTGAAPAIDRKKGFEEVLQKYPDMKILKSQSADFTRAKGKEVMEAFIKSDRKQIQAVYAHNDDMALGAIQALDEAGMSPGKDVTLISIDGVKGAFEAMVAGKLNATVECNPLLGPLVFDTIDKVRAGESVPKFIQSKDQLFEQATAAQVISTREY
- a CDS encoding sugar ABC transporter ATP-binding protein, encoding MSTEPILAAQGVEKRFPGVHALAGVNFEVRAGEVHALMGQNGAGKSTLIKILTGVYARDGGTITFEGRDFRPSSPAEAQRQGISTTYQELSLIPTLTVAENLCLGRAPRRWYGIDWRAMRRKAEEVLATFDLRIDVTQPLGTLSAAVQQLVAIARAVQTEARVIIMDEPTSSLDAHETELLLDIITRLKARGLGIVFVTHFLDQVYRVSDRITVLRNGTFVGTYEASQLSRLELVSQMLGKVPEEVEPVLREHPDTPRPTVVSAQGLERRGFQAFDLTIHEGEVVGFAGLLGSGRTEAARLLFGADHARSGTVNGAVPRSPRHAIAQGMAFLPEDRKAEGIFPDLSVRENIAIVVQRKLGFILSRAQQDALAQEFVTKLGIKTPSIEQPIRLLSGGNQQKVILARWLAYQPRLLILDEPTRGIDVGAKGEIERLIHQLSQKGLAVLFISAALEEVLRLSHRIAVFRDRKKVRELTQTTLPEVMQVIAGEETHAP